In Rhizorhabdus phycosphaerae, the genomic stretch GGGGCGCGAGCGCGAACTGACCGAACGCCTCGCGCGCGGCAGTCTCGACCTGGCGCTGACCATCATCCGCGACGATGCGCGTTTCCCGGCGGAGCGCCTGCTGCGCGAGGGCTATTCGCTGGCCATGTCGAGCAGCCATCGCTTCGCCGACCGCGACCTGATCGAGGGTGCCGAGCTGGCGGGGGAGCCGATGATCGTGCGGCGGCATTGCGAATTGCTGCCCGACACCAGCCGTCATTTCACCGCGCGCGGCGTGCGGCCCTTCTTTCCGGCCCGCGTGACCAGCGACGACCGGGCGCTGCGGCTGGTTCGGGCCGGCCTCGGCGTGACGGTGATGCCCGACAGTTTCCGGGCACCCGGCGTCGTGCGCCCCCGGCTGGCCGATTTCCCCCATGTTCGCGATCTCGGCCTGCTGTTCGGCGGCCATGTCGATGCGGCGATGCGCGACCGGCCTTCGGTCCGGCTGCTTGCGGCGCAGGTCGAAGGCCGATCGGAAGAGCCATTTCTGCGTCGGCCGGTTTAGAATCCGTAGCGGAGGCTTCGTACTGACACTCCGAAGATGCGATGCTGTGCCGGCGCGACTCGCGGGTCCGAAGAACCCGCAGAGCGAAGAGGAGAGAAGAAATGACCTATGTCGACGGTTTCGTGCTGGCCGTACCGAACGATCATATCGATGCGTACAAGGCAATGGCCGAGCGGGCGCGCGATGTCTGGATGGAGCATGGCGCCCTGTCCTATGTCGAGGCGCTGGGGGACGACACCCCGGTCGGCGAACTGACCAGCTTCCCGCGCGCCGTGCATCTGAAGGAAAATGAGACGGTCGTATTTTCCTGGATTACCTATGCCTCGCGCGAGGACCGCGACGCGATCATGAAGAAGGTGATGGAGGACCCGCGCCTCAAGCAGGATATGGAGAGCATGCCGTTCGACGGGAAGCGCATGATCTATGGCGGTTTCCGGACCATCGTCAGCAGCTGAAGGAGGAAGACGGCATGAGCTACGAAGGCAGCTGCCATTGCGGCAAGGTCGCTTTCTCGGTCGAGGGGGACGCCCCGACGCAGGCGATCGCGTGCAACTGCTCGCACTGTCGGCGCAAGGGCTTCCTCCTGAGCTTCGTGCCGGCGGCGCAGTTCACGCTGCTGCGCGGTGAGGATGCGCTGAAAAGCTACCTCTTCAACCGGCATTCGATCGAGCACCGCTTCTGCACCGATTGCGGCACGCAGCCCTTCGCGCTGGGCAAGATGCCCGATGGAAGCGCCATGGCCGCGATCAATCTGCGGTGCGTCGAGGCGATCGATCCCGATGGCCTCGAGGTGCAGAAGGTCGACGGGGCGAGCTTCTGATGGCGGGCTCGATCCATATCGGGGTGGGCGGTTGGACCTATGAGCCGTGGCGCGACAATTTCTATCCCAAGGGCCTCGTCCAGTCGCGCGAGCTCGAATATGCCAGCCGGCATGTCACCGCGATCGAGATCAACGGCACCTATTACGGTACCCAGAAGCGGGAAAGCTGGCGCAAATGGGCCGATACGGTCCCCGACGGCTTCCGCTTCACGGCCAAGGCCTCGCGCTATTGTACCAACCGCCGCGTCCTCGCCGAGGCGGGGGAGTCGATCGCGAAATTCCTCGGGCAGGGCCTGGCCGAACTCGGGCCGAAGCTGGGACCGATCCTCTGGCAGTTCGCACCGACCAAGGCGTTCGACGCCGATGACTTCGCCCGCTTCCTCGATCTGCTGCCGCAGAGCCAGGAAGATGTGCCGCTCGGACACGCACTGGAAGTCCGGCATCCGAGCTTTGCCTGCCCGGCCTTCGTCGATCTGGCGCGCGAGCGGAGCTGTGCGATCGTGTTCGCCGACCATCCGGACTATCCGGAGATCGCTGACCTTACCGCGCCGTTCGTCTACGCGCGGCTGCAGAAGACCGCAGCGGAGGCGGCGGCGGGCTATCCGTCGGATCGGCTCGACCATTGGGCCCAGGTCGCGCGTGGCTGGTCAGCCGGAGCGGCGCCCGACGGGCTTTCCTATGCCGGCGAGCCATCCGCCGGAACAGGCACGCCGCGCGATCTATATCTGTTCGTGATTTCGGGTGCCAAGGAGCGCAACCCGGCGGCGGCCGAGGCTCTGATCGGGCGGCTGGGCTGAGCCCGACCGGTCAGGCGGGCTCCATCGCGCCGACCATGTCGAAGGCCTCCGCCACGATGCGGTAGGAGCGCAGGCGCTTGGCATGGTCGGACATGATGTTGACCAGCATCATCTCCTGCGCGCCGTAGAGCTCCGCGACCTCCTCGATCGCTGCCCTGACAGCCGGCCCGTCGCCGAGCAGCATGCGCCGATCACGCCGTGAGACGCCCGGATTCTCGGCGGCCCATTTGCGGGCCGTCTCGACCGAGGGAACGCGGATCGTCTGGCCGCGCATCAGATGCGCGAACATCATGCCGAACGGCAGCGCCAGCTCCTCCGCTTCCGCACGATCCTCTGCGGCGATCGCCCAGCTGGCGACCATCACACGGGGTCCGGCTGCCCAGCGTGAGGGGCGGAAGGCCTTGCGATAGAGGTCAGCAAGCGGGACGGCGTGCGGATTGATGAAGTCGGCGATGCAATAGGGCAGGCCCAGTTCGCCCGCCCATTGCGCGCTGTCGGGCGAGGAGCCGAGCATCCAGGGGTCAGGCGACCCTTTGGTGCCGTCGGGCAGCGATCCGGCGAGCGGGGCGAAGGGGTGATCGTCGGGCAGGCTGTCCGACAGATAGGCGAGCAGTTCGGCCACGCTCTGCGGAAAGTCGTCCGACGGGATACGCCGCGTGCGGTCGCGCTGGAGTGCATAGGCGGTGCGCTGGTCCGAACCGGGAGCGCGGCCGAGGCCCAGGTCGATACGCCCCGGCGCGATCGCTCCCAGCAGGCGGAAGGTCTCGGCGACTTTGAACGGGGAGAAATGCGGCAGCATGATCCCGCCCGAGCCGACCCTGATCCTTTCGGTGGCGAGCGCCACCGGACCGATCAGGACCTCGGGTGCGACGCCGATGATGCTCAGCGAGGCATGATGCTCGGCCAGCCAGTAGCGATCATAGCCTAGCGCGTCGCACAGTTGCGCGAGTTCGATCGTGTCGCGCACGGTCTGCGCTGCGTCGCTGCCCTCAGGCACCGGGGACTGGTCGAGAACCGAAAGGCGAAAGGGGGCTGGGCTGCTCATCGACAGGAGATAGGGTGCCGGACGGCTGCTTCCAACCGCCCGGCCTTCCGCCTCAGTGCTTGGCTTTCCAGGCCTTCACCGCTGCCATCGTGCCGCTGACATGGCCGGCGACGCCCATCGCCGAATGGACGAAGATCACCTTGCCGTTCGGCGCGATGACATAGGAGGTGCGGTTGGTCCGCCCGGTCACATTGGGGAGAAGGCCGGACTCGAGCGCGACGTCATAGCCCTTGATCATCGGCTTTGTGGCGACCCCGACCGCGAATTTGTTGCGGCATTCCTCGACCGAGAATTTATTAAGCTTCTCGATCGGGTCGGCGGCCATGCCGATGACCGTCGCGCCCATCTTGGCGAAGTCGTCGGTCGCCTCGGCGAACTCATGCGCCTCGACCGTGCAGCCCGAGGTGAAGGCGGCAGGGAAGAAATAGAGGACGACCGGTCCCTTCTTCAGGGCCTGCGCCAGAGCGAAGTCGAAGTCCTTGCCGCCAAGCGACGCGCGCGTATCGAACATCGGCGCCTGCGCCCCGACCTTGAGGGCAGCGGTCGCGGGTGCGGCGACGGTGAAGGCCAAGGCAACGCCGGCCAGCGATTGGAGCAAAGCACGCATAGAGATCTCCCAGGAAAGCGCAGAGACTAGCCTCTTGCCGCCGGGCGTCCAGCATGTTCGTTCGGACAGGCGTTCAGCCCTGTCCCGGCAAAAGCGCCGCGAGACGCGGTGCCGGGGTGAAGAAGGCGTCCCCTGGCATCACGAAGCGCACGCTGCGGTTCAGAAAGTCGATCGACACCCGGTCGAACAGTTTCAGCGCGTCCATGCCCAGTAGCAGCGACGGGCGCCGGTCGAGACCGAGCCTGTGGAAGATGCGGGCGTCGGCGAAGGCGATGGGCATGTTGTTGAGCGTCACCCCGCCCAGCCGGATCGTCCTGATCGCGCCATAGTCGGCCGGCGTCTGCGCACCCGTCACGCTGGTGATGCTGATCGGCACCAGAGGCATCATTCTGCCCTGCCGCTCAAGCCGCGTGCGGAGGGCGGGATTGCCGATCGACACCGCCGTTCCCGTGTCGATGATGACGTTGACCTTCTGCCCATCGATTTCGGAATCGACCAGAATCAGCTGTCCGAGGCGGCGGCGCGCCGTCACGACGATTTCGTCGCTGTCCGTCTGGGGGCGGCGGGGAGCGTCGGCGATCGTCATCCGCATCCTGCGGAAATCGAGCACGACCTTCTTCGTCTGCAGGCTGTCAATGCCGAGCATGCCGACGGCGCCCAGATGCTGCTGCGACAGCAGCGGCGCATCGAAGCGGCCCATGCGGGTGCGGGCGGAAGCGAGCGCGAGGCCCGGAACGACCGCCGTCTCGACCCGATCTTCGCCGGCGATGCTGAGCAGCGTCACGCTTTCGGATGGGGCGAGCGTAAGCCTGTCGGCCAGTTCGCGCGAGATCACCGTGCGCTCGGCTCCGGTGTCGACGACGAAGGCATAGGGACCTGATCCGCCGATCGTGACTGGCACGGTGAGCCTTTGACTCAAATCTTTTCCGCCCTGCACCTGCTCGATCGTGCCCATGTCCCGGGGCTGCGCCGAGGCTGCAAAGGGCATGGCACAAGCGATTGTAACGGCTAGGAATCTTTTGCGGGCAAGCTGTCGCATGGCGTGGCCCCTCTCCTGTTATGAGCCGCAGAATAGGCCTTTCCGGCACGCCGCACAATCGCTGGCCGGGAACCGGCGCCTGTATTTCAGGGTTCTGGCCCCGGTAGTTAACAGTGGAGTAGCGAAGGATGAGGAAACTGGTTCTGACCGCCGTCGCCGCCGCAGCGATGACGGCCGTGGTCGCCCCGACCGCCGCATTTGCAGGTGACGAAGACGAGGCCCGAGTGGCAATTGCTGCCGCGCGCGCCAAGATCGACGCCGCCGACAAGGCCGGCGTAGGTGGCAATGCCGCCGACGTGCTGAGCCGCAGCCGCGCGTCGCTCGACGAAGCCAATGTCCAGTTCAAGAAGGACGAGGATCGCGCGGCGCGCGCGCTGGCCAACGAGGCCGAGGCGCTGGCCGACCTCGCGACCGCGACCGCCGAGATGCGCCAGCTCGAAACCGAGCGCGCGAAGCTCGCTGCGAACTGAATCCGCCCTCAGGGAGATATCTGATGAACAAGTTCATGCTGACGCTCGCCGGCGCGACCGCGCTGGCGGGCCTCGCCACCCCGGCGCTGGCCGACAAGACCGACAAGCTGGTCACCGATCAATATCGTGAGAAGATCGCGGTCGCCCGCGCCGAGCCCGGTGTTGCCGAGTTCGGCGGCGCCTATCTTGATCGCGCCACCGATCGCATCGCCAAGCTCGACAAGAAGCTCGATAACGACAAGGCCGGTCAGGCCAAGGCCGTTGCCGGCGAGATCGACGCGCTGATCGAAACGGCGCGGACGCGCGCCAAGATCGCGATGATGAAGAAGGATCTCGAGGTGGCGAAGGCGGATTCGGCCGCCCGCACCACCGCCGAAGTCGCAGCCGCACAGGCAGCGGCTGCCAACGCCCAGGCCGATGCCGCGGCAGCGCAGGCGGAAGCCGCGCGTCTTCGCGATCAGATGAAGGAGTATCAGCTCCGCCAGACCCAGCTTGGGGCAACGCTTGTCCTGCAAGACGTCGTCTTCGAGACCGGCAAGGCCGACCTGAAGCCGGGTGCGGCACAGCGCCTGCAGCCGCTGGCGCAATATCTTCAGGCTAATCCAGAGGTAAAGGTCCGTATCGACGGCCATACCGACTCGCAGGGCAGCGATGCCTATAACCAGCAGCTGTCGGAGGCGCGCGCCCAGTCGGTGCGTACCGCGCTCGCGTCTATGGGTGTCGCGGGCGACCGCATCACGGCGCTGGGCCATGGCGAAAGCGAGCCGGTCGCCGATAATAAGGACGTTGCAGGTCGCCAGCAGAACCGACGCGTCGAGGTGACGCTGGTGGGTCAGCAGGCGGCGTCTTTCGCTGCCCTGCGTTGATCCGGCGGGGGCCGGGTAACCGGCCCCCTCACGCTGAGGCCCGCGAAAGCGGGGATCCCGTCAGGCGCAAAAGGGCTTCGGCCCGGCGTCGGGCGAGGATTCCCGCTTTCGCGGGTTTCGCTTTTTCGGCAAGGCTGGCGCGTGATATCCGTGCTACCCGTTCGTTCCTTCTGCGGAACCATCGCTGCCATCGCTTGTTCCGACCACGCAAGGACAGCTTTTGTGTGCGAAACGACATTCGCATTTCAGCGATGAAATCCCCGGTCAAAAATGCCCAGTAGAAGCACCCCCATGATCAACCGCGCCCGCCTTCTGCCGTCGCTGCGCCTGCCCCTTCTCGTGGGGCCGCTGTTACTGTCGGCCTGTAGCGTCGGGCCCGACTATCGGCCGCCGGCCGTGTCCGCGCTCAAGATTCCCGATCAGTTCGGCTCCTCGGGGACGATTGCCGCCGATCAGGACATGGTCGATCTCGCGCGCTGGTGGGAGAGCTTCGAGGATCCCGTTCTCACCCAGCTGGTCAATCGCGCCTTTGCGGCGAATCTCGACATCGGTGCGGCCGCCGCGCGGCTCCGGCAGGCCCGCGCGACCTTGCGGGGAACGCAGGGCCAGGCGCTGCCCACCGCCGGCGTCAGCGGGTCGGTCACGCGCAGTGTGGGGGCGGATGCCCGGTCGATCGTCGATCCCACCACAGGTCAGACCCTCAGCAGCGGTGGCGACACGACCGTGTATCGCGGCGGGTTCGACGTGGCCTGGGAAACCGACCTGTTCGGCGGCATCCGCCGCTCGATCGAGGCGGCACGCGCATCGGCGGAATCGAGCGAGGCCAATCTGCGCTTCACCCAGGCGAGCATCGCTTCGGAGGTCGCGCTCAACTATGTTCAGGCACGGCTCGCGCAGATACGCCTCCGTATCGCGCGCGAGAATCTCTCCGCGCAGGATGAGACGCTCGAACTGGCCGGCTGGCGTCGACAAGCCGGGCTGGTTTCGAGCCTCGATTATGAACAGGCGCGCCAGCTGCGCGCGCAGACGGCGGCGTCGATCCCGACGATCGAGAATGACTATAGTACAGCCGTCAACCGCATTGCGGTGCTGCTCGGCGAGGCGCCGGGGAGCATCACTCCGCTGATCGACCCGCCCTCGTCGATTCCTCTCGCACCCGGTGTGGACGCTCCCATCCCTGCGCAGGTGATCGAACGCCGCCCCGACGTCGCCGTGGCCGAGCGGACGCTCGCCGCCGAAGTCGCGCGCATTGGCGTGCAGAAAGCGCAGCTCTATCCGGCGCTGCGGCTGTCGGGTTCCTTTTCGGGATCGTCGACCTCGATCGGCAACGTCATAAGCGACGGCCTCGGCAATCTCGTCGCCGGCATCACCGCGCCGATCTTCCAGGGCGGCCAGATCCGTGCCGCCAT encodes the following:
- a CDS encoding LysR family transcriptional regulator; translated protein: MIDRYLLRYFLAVIDQGNFSKAAVSCNVSQPTLSAGIAKLETLLGRPLFIRSNRRIELTPAAVHLAGHARRIEAEFSAAERAVQEETAPATLRLGILASIPAAWIEDYAAGLREAGGGERVEFIEGRERELTERLARGSLDLALTIIRDDARFPAERLLREGYSLAMSSSHRFADRDLIEGAELAGEPMIVRRHCELLPDTSRHFTARGVRPFFPARVTSDDRALRLVRAGLGVTVMPDSFRAPGVVRPRLADFPHVRDLGLLFGGHVDAAMRDRPSVRLLAAQVEGRSEEPFLRRPV
- a CDS encoding DUF1428 domain-containing protein yields the protein MTYVDGFVLAVPNDHIDAYKAMAERARDVWMEHGALSYVEALGDDTPVGELTSFPRAVHLKENETVVFSWITYASREDRDAIMKKVMEDPRLKQDMESMPFDGKRMIYGGFRTIVSS
- a CDS encoding GFA family protein gives rise to the protein MSYEGSCHCGKVAFSVEGDAPTQAIACNCSHCRRKGFLLSFVPAAQFTLLRGEDALKSYLFNRHSIEHRFCTDCGTQPFALGKMPDGSAMAAINLRCVEAIDPDGLEVQKVDGASF
- a CDS encoding DUF72 domain-containing protein, with amino-acid sequence MAGSIHIGVGGWTYEPWRDNFYPKGLVQSRELEYASRHVTAIEINGTYYGTQKRESWRKWADTVPDGFRFTAKASRYCTNRRVLAEAGESIAKFLGQGLAELGPKLGPILWQFAPTKAFDADDFARFLDLLPQSQEDVPLGHALEVRHPSFACPAFVDLARERSCAIVFADHPDYPEIADLTAPFVYARLQKTAAEAAAGYPSDRLDHWAQVARGWSAGAAPDGLSYAGEPSAGTGTPRDLYLFVISGAKERNPAAAEALIGRLG
- a CDS encoding LLM class flavin-dependent oxidoreductase, which codes for MSSPAPFRLSVLDQSPVPEGSDAAQTVRDTIELAQLCDALGYDRYWLAEHHASLSIIGVAPEVLIGPVALATERIRVGSGGIMLPHFSPFKVAETFRLLGAIAPGRIDLGLGRAPGSDQRTAYALQRDRTRRIPSDDFPQSVAELLAYLSDSLPDDHPFAPLAGSLPDGTKGSPDPWMLGSSPDSAQWAGELGLPYCIADFINPHAVPLADLYRKAFRPSRWAAGPRVMVASWAIAAEDRAEAEELALPFGMMFAHLMRGQTIRVPSVETARKWAAENPGVSRRDRRMLLGDGPAVRAAIEEVAELYGAQEMMLVNIMSDHAKRLRSYRIVAEAFDMVGAMEPA
- a CDS encoding peroxiredoxin; the protein is MRALLQSLAGVALAFTVAAPATAALKVGAQAPMFDTRASLGGKDFDFALAQALKKGPVVLYFFPAAFTSGCTVEAHEFAEATDDFAKMGATVIGMAADPIEKLNKFSVEECRNKFAVGVATKPMIKGYDVALESGLLPNVTGRTNRTSYVIAPNGKVIFVHSAMGVAGHVSGTMAAVKAWKAKH
- a CDS encoding retroviral-like aspartic protease family protein yields the protein MPFAASAQPRDMGTIEQVQGGKDLSQRLTVPVTIGGSGPYAFVVDTGAERTVISRELADRLTLAPSESVTLLSIAGEDRVETAVVPGLALASARTRMGRFDAPLLSQQHLGAVGMLGIDSLQTKKVVLDFRRMRMTIADAPRRPQTDSDEIVVTARRRLGQLILVDSEIDGQKVNVIIDTGTAVSIGNPALRTRLERQGRMMPLVPISITSVTGAQTPADYGAIRTIRLGGVTLNNMPIAFADARIFHRLGLDRRPSLLLGMDALKLFDRVSIDFLNRSVRFVMPGDAFFTPAPRLAALLPGQG
- a CDS encoding DUF4398 domain-containing protein; translated protein: MRKLVLTAVAAAAMTAVVAPTAAFAGDEDEARVAIAAARAKIDAADKAGVGGNAADVLSRSRASLDEANVQFKKDEDRAARALANEAEALADLATATAEMRQLETERAKLAAN
- a CDS encoding OmpA family protein — protein: MNKFMLTLAGATALAGLATPALADKTDKLVTDQYREKIAVARAEPGVAEFGGAYLDRATDRIAKLDKKLDNDKAGQAKAVAGEIDALIETARTRAKIAMMKKDLEVAKADSAARTTAEVAAAQAAAANAQADAAAAQAEAARLRDQMKEYQLRQTQLGATLVLQDVVFETGKADLKPGAAQRLQPLAQYLQANPEVKVRIDGHTDSQGSDAYNQQLSEARAQSVRTALASMGVAGDRITALGHGESEPVADNKDVAGRQQNRRVEVTLVGQQAASFAALR
- a CDS encoding efflux transporter outer membrane subunit yields the protein MINRARLLPSLRLPLLVGPLLLSACSVGPDYRPPAVSALKIPDQFGSSGTIAADQDMVDLARWWESFEDPVLTQLVNRAFAANLDIGAAAARLRQARATLRGTQGQALPTAGVSGSVTRSVGADARSIVDPTTGQTLSSGGDTTVYRGGFDVAWETDLFGGIRRSIEAARASAESSEANLRFTQASIASEVALNYVQARLAQIRLRIARENLSAQDETLELAGWRRQAGLVSSLDYEQARQLRAQTAASIPTIENDYSTAVNRIAVLLGEAPGSITPLIDPPSSIPLAPGVDAPIPAQVIERRPDVAVAERTLAAEVARIGVQKAQLYPALRLSGSFSGSSTSIGNVISDGLGNLVAGITAPIFQGGQIRAAILGQRASADAAFDSYRQTVLTALEEVENALKGREVAERREADLSVSYEAANSAASLARLQYRSGLVDFQSLLDAQRTLLSSQDASATARATRATAAIQLYKALGGGWQNAPIPGPGPYEAGHIASTGTASR